A region from the Corynebacterium halotolerans YIM 70093 = DSM 44683 genome encodes:
- a CDS encoding FAD-binding oxidoreductase — MELQTTEKSLTGWGRTAPSTAHVLATPDVETIIAAVTQIADDNADKPIHLRRGVIARGMGRSYGDPAQNGGGLVVDMQPLNKIHSIDPDSAVVDVDGGVTLDQLMKAALPYGLWVPVLPGTRQVTIGGAIGPDIHGKNHHSAGSFGDHVASMELLVADGRVLHLEPEGSVDDPDGALFWATVGGMGLTGIILRATIRMTKTETAYFIADTDRTDNLEETIAFHSDGSEVNYTYSSAWFDAINPEPKLGRATISRGNLATLDQLKELAPKLAKDPLKFNAPQLMTVPDIFPSWTMNKLTLNTIGELYYAMGKPARNQINNLTQFYQPLDLIGEWNRGYGKAGFLQYQFVVPTEAVEAFKEIIRDIQRSGHYSALNVFKLFGPGNRAPLSYPMPGWNVCVDFPIRPGLNELLDDLDRRVMEFGGRLYLAKESRTSAENFHKMYPGLGGWLATRNEIDPTGVFASDMSRRLELR; from the coding sequence ATGGAACTGCAGACCACTGAAAAGTCCCTGACGGGCTGGGGCCGCACCGCCCCGTCCACGGCACATGTCCTGGCCACGCCGGACGTGGAGACCATCATCGCTGCCGTCACCCAGATCGCCGACGACAACGCCGACAAGCCGATCCACCTGCGCCGCGGCGTCATCGCCCGCGGCATGGGCCGTTCCTACGGCGATCCCGCCCAGAACGGCGGTGGCCTCGTCGTCGACATGCAGCCGCTGAACAAGATCCACTCGATCGATCCGGATTCCGCGGTCGTCGACGTCGATGGCGGCGTGACCCTCGACCAACTGATGAAGGCCGCCCTACCCTACGGCCTGTGGGTGCCGGTTCTGCCGGGCACCCGTCAGGTCACCATCGGCGGTGCCATCGGCCCGGACATCCACGGCAAGAACCACCACTCCGCCGGTTCCTTCGGCGATCACGTGGCCTCCATGGAGCTGCTGGTCGCCGACGGTCGCGTGCTCCACCTCGAGCCGGAGGGCAGCGTGGACGACCCGGACGGCGCCCTGTTCTGGGCGACCGTCGGCGGCATGGGTCTGACCGGCATCATCCTGCGTGCGACGATCCGGATGACCAAGACGGAAACCGCCTACTTCATCGCGGACACCGACCGCACGGACAACCTCGAGGAGACCATCGCCTTCCACTCGGACGGCTCGGAGGTCAACTACACCTACTCCTCCGCCTGGTTCGACGCGATCAACCCGGAGCCGAAGCTGGGCCGGGCCACCATCTCCCGCGGCAACCTGGCCACGCTGGATCAGCTGAAGGAGCTGGCCCCGAAGCTGGCGAAGGACCCGCTGAAGTTCAACGCCCCGCAGCTGATGACGGTGCCGGACATCTTCCCGTCCTGGACGATGAACAAGCTGACGCTCAACACCATCGGCGAGCTCTACTACGCGATGGGCAAGCCGGCGCGGAACCAGATCAACAACCTCACGCAGTTCTACCAGCCGCTGGATCTCATCGGCGAGTGGAACCGCGGCTACGGCAAGGCCGGCTTCCTGCAGTACCAGTTCGTCGTGCCCACCGAGGCCGTCGAGGCGTTCAAGGAGATCATCCGCGACATCCAGCGTTCCGGCCACTACTCGGCGCTGAACGTGTTCAAGCTCTTCGGTCCCGGCAACCGCGCGCCGCTGTCCTACCCGATGCCGGGCTGGAACGTGTGCGTCGACTTCCCGATCCGTCCGGGTCTGAATGAGCTGCTCGACGACCTGGACCGTCGCGTCATGGAGTTCGGCGGCCGTCTCTACCTGGCCAAGGAGTCCCGCACCTCCGCGGAGAACTTCCACAAGATGTACCCGGGTCTGGGCGGCTGGCTGGCCACCCGCAACGAGATCGACCCCACCGGCGTCTTCGCCTCCGACATGTCCCGCCGCCTCGAGCTGCGTTAA
- a CDS encoding arabinosyltransferase domain-containing protein: MTENQKLKKTATPLGTAPAWLKNLAIVSGVLGFLLFVVTPFLPVNQTQSSFSWPQDDSLNSVNAPLVSYAPEELHATVPVDEAIDGLRGDQTLLLSTLPADSTDATSRGLFVRSSDGGIDVVVRDQVPLELTAEEVEALPDDAVLEVSSTEDGTTATIPDATDEDGEPYEGSIDEDVRPQVTGVYTEIDDTAGNLASLTDAGLSVDVEINSRFTSTPSVWKSIAMWGGLALLLVALWTLHRMDRLDGRSTRRFLPQGWWRLRPLDGIVSFVLVFWHIFGANTSDDGFILTMARVSENAGYMANYYRWFGVPESPFGSPYYDLLALMVQVSTASVWVRLPALISGLVIWFVLSREILPRLGAKIAGRQVAHWTAAFVFLAFWLPYNNGTRPEPVIAMGAILTWASFERSIATSRLLPAAVGVIIATLSLGAGPTGLMAVAALLASLSSLIRIVYRRLPYLGAGEGSSKGRITHAVVAMVAPFLAAGTAILIGVFGDQTWATVMESIRVRAAKGPALDWYDEWVRYQTLMEQTVDGSLTRRFAVLMMFLCLAVVIASILRNGRVPGAAKGPSLRLVLIIFGTMFFMMFTPTKWTHHFGVYAGIAGALAALAAVALSYMALRSSRTRTLFIGAVLFILAISLAGINGWWYVSSFGIPWFDKTVQYQGVEASTIVLFIALAVLLIGVIQSFIGDVRSARAEALGELDEYREERKQRLRRFTGVAAAPIAVSCVLIVGFSMASFTKAFIDQYPAYTVGLGNLRALGGQTCGLANDALVETNSNDSFLTPAGDVGLGESLESEDNRGFEANNLPPSITQDVVSTSSVGAIADTDNAGGSEEATGQETGNTGGVRGDVGVNGSRARLPFNLDYTEVPVVGSWTSGPQYPAEITTAWYELPAEQREDAPLLVVSAAGRIEHHDINGVLHEGQELVLEYGTRGPDGEVDPESVGELEMLDIGPQPSWRNLRLPLDALPEEADVVRVSATDHSLDPEQWLAFTPPRVPTLDSLDNVVGSEKPGLLDWSVALQFPCQRTFDHYAGVAEIPEYRISPDHPGKATLTPFQDYEGGGVMGTAEAVNWSFELPSYTKDDWHRDWGSIEIYLRRANSEGQAPDNAEIDTETIQRSGLWHPSDMKIDG, translated from the coding sequence ATGACCGAAAACCAGAAGCTGAAGAAGACCGCGACGCCGCTGGGCACCGCCCCGGCCTGGCTGAAGAACCTCGCGATCGTCTCCGGCGTCCTCGGCTTCCTCCTGTTCGTGGTGACGCCGTTCCTCCCGGTCAACCAGACCCAGTCCTCCTTCAGCTGGCCGCAGGACGACAGCCTCAACAGCGTCAACGCTCCCCTCGTGTCCTACGCGCCGGAGGAGCTCCACGCCACCGTGCCCGTCGACGAGGCGATCGACGGCCTGCGCGGGGACCAGACGCTGCTGCTGTCGACGCTGCCCGCGGACTCCACCGACGCCACCTCGCGCGGCCTGTTCGTCCGCTCCAGTGACGGCGGAATCGACGTCGTCGTGCGCGACCAGGTGCCGCTGGAGCTGACGGCCGAGGAGGTCGAGGCCCTGCCCGACGACGCGGTGCTCGAGGTCTCCTCCACCGAGGACGGGACCACCGCGACGATCCCGGACGCGACCGACGAGGACGGCGAGCCCTACGAGGGCAGCATCGACGAGGACGTCCGCCCGCAGGTCACCGGCGTGTACACCGAGATCGACGACACCGCGGGCAACCTGGCGTCGCTCACCGACGCCGGCCTGAGCGTGGACGTCGAGATCAACTCCCGGTTCACCTCCACGCCGTCGGTGTGGAAGTCGATCGCCATGTGGGGTGGTCTGGCGCTGCTGCTGGTGGCCCTGTGGACCCTGCACCGCATGGACCGTCTCGACGGCCGTTCCACCCGCCGCTTCCTGCCGCAGGGCTGGTGGCGCCTGCGGCCGCTCGACGGCATCGTCTCCTTCGTCCTGGTCTTCTGGCACATCTTCGGCGCCAACACCTCCGACGACGGCTTCATCCTGACCATGGCACGCGTGTCCGAGAACGCGGGCTACATGGCCAACTACTACCGCTGGTTCGGCGTGCCGGAGTCCCCCTTCGGCTCCCCCTACTACGACCTGCTGGCCCTGATGGTGCAGGTGTCCACCGCCTCGGTGTGGGTGCGCCTGCCTGCCCTGATCTCGGGCCTGGTCATCTGGTTCGTGCTCTCGCGGGAGATCCTGCCGCGCCTGGGTGCGAAGATCGCCGGACGGCAGGTGGCCCACTGGACCGCCGCCTTCGTGTTCCTGGCGTTCTGGCTGCCCTACAACAACGGCACCCGCCCGGAGCCGGTCATCGCCATGGGCGCGATCCTGACCTGGGCGTCCTTCGAGCGCTCCATCGCCACCTCCCGGCTGCTGCCCGCGGCCGTCGGTGTGATCATCGCGACGCTGTCCCTGGGTGCCGGCCCCACCGGCCTGATGGCCGTGGCCGCGCTGCTGGCGTCGCTGTCCAGCCTCATCCGCATCGTCTACCGCCGCCTGCCCTATCTGGGTGCCGGTGAGGGTTCCTCGAAGGGCCGGATCACCCACGCGGTGGTCGCGATGGTCGCCCCGTTCCTGGCCGCCGGCACCGCCATCCTGATCGGCGTGTTCGGCGACCAGACGTGGGCGACCGTCATGGAGTCGATCCGGGTGCGCGCCGCGAAGGGCCCGGCCCTGGACTGGTACGACGAGTGGGTCCGCTACCAGACGCTCATGGAGCAGACGGTCGACGGCTCGCTCACCCGCCGCTTCGCCGTGCTCATGATGTTCCTGTGCCTGGCGGTGGTCATCGCCTCCATCCTGCGCAACGGTCGGGTGCCGGGCGCGGCGAAGGGACCGTCCCTGCGCCTGGTGCTGATCATCTTCGGCACCATGTTCTTCATGATGTTCACGCCGACGAAGTGGACGCACCACTTCGGCGTGTACGCGGGCATCGCCGGCGCCCTGGCGGCCCTGGCCGCGGTGGCGCTGAGCTACATGGCCCTGCGCTCCTCGCGGACGCGGACCCTGTTCATCGGCGCCGTGCTGTTCATCCTGGCGATCTCCCTGGCCGGCATCAACGGCTGGTGGTACGTCTCCAGCTTCGGCATCCCGTGGTTCGACAAGACCGTCCAGTACCAGGGCGTCGAGGCGTCCACGATCGTGCTGTTCATCGCCCTGGCGGTACTTCTCATCGGCGTCATCCAGTCCTTCATCGGCGACGTCCGCAGCGCCCGCGCCGAGGCCCTCGGCGAGCTCGATGAGTACCGGGAGGAGCGGAAGCAGAGGCTGCGCCGCTTCACCGGGGTGGCCGCCGCCCCGATCGCGGTGTCGTGTGTGCTCATCGTCGGCTTCTCCATGGCGTCCTTCACCAAGGCCTTCATCGACCAGTACCCCGCCTACACCGTCGGCCTGGGCAACCTGCGCGCGCTCGGCGGTCAGACCTGCGGCCTGGCCAACGACGCGCTCGTCGAGACGAACTCCAACGACTCCTTCCTGACCCCGGCCGGGGATGTCGGGCTGGGCGAGTCCCTCGAAAGTGAGGACAACCGCGGCTTCGAGGCCAACAACCTCCCGCCGTCCATCACCCAGGACGTGGTGTCCACCTCGTCCGTCGGCGCGATCGCCGACACCGACAACGCGGGTGGCTCCGAGGAGGCCACCGGCCAGGAGACCGGCAACACCGGTGGTGTGCGTGGCGACGTCGGCGTCAACGGCTCGCGCGCCCGCCTGCCGTTCAACCTCGACTACACCGAGGTCCCGGTCGTCGGCTCCTGGACCTCCGGCCCGCAGTACCCCGCGGAGATCACCACCGCCTGGTACGAGCTGCCCGCCGAGCAGCGGGAGGACGCGCCACTGCTGGTCGTCTCCGCGGCCGGCCGCATCGAGCACCACGACATCAACGGCGTGCTCCACGAGGGCCAGGAGCTCGTCCTCGAGTACGGCACCCGCGGCCCCGACGGGGAGGTCGATCCCGAGTCGGTCGGCGAACTGGAGATGCTCGACATCGGCCCGCAGCCGTCGTGGCGCAACCTGCGCCTGCCGCTCGACGCCCTGCCGGAGGAGGCCGACGTCGTGCGCGTCTCCGCCACCGACCACAGTCTCGACCCCGAGCAGTGGCTGGCGTTCACCCCGCCGCGCGTGCCCACCCTGGACTCGCTGGACAACGTCGTCGGATCCGAGAAGCCGGGTCTGCTCGACTGGTCCGTGGCGCTGCAGTTCCCCTGCCAGCGCACCTTCGACCACTACGCCGGCGTGGCGGAGATTCCGGAGTACCGCATTTCCCCCGACCACCCGGGCAAGGCCACGCTGACTCCGTTCCAGGACTACGAGGGCGGCGGCGTCATGGGCACCGCCGAGGCCGTGAACTGGTCCTTCGAGCTGCCGAGCTACACGAAGGACGACTGGCACCGGGACTGGGGATCCATCGAGATCTACCTGCGTCGCGCCAACTCGGAGGGCCAGGCACCGGACAACGCCGAGATCGACACCGAGACGATCCAGCGCTCCGGCCTGTGGCACCCGAGCGACATGAAGATCGACGGCTAG
- a CDS encoding glycosyltransferase, translated as MPDVKDIPPLRRTGSTAAVIVTHKRVEQLAASLEQVVAQTHRVDWVIVVDNGCEVEVERLLLELAGERAVYLPSRTNLGGAGGFAYGFLTALALGADAVWCADDDGRPADANVLETLYDVAEAHRLHEVSPVVCNIDDPGRLAFPLRQGLVWRRHREELEGDFLEGIASLFNGALISAKAMEIIGVPDYRLFIRGDEVEYHRRLVRSGLRFGTCLSTAYLHPDGSDEFKPILGGKMHTQYPDNEGKRYFTYRNRGYIMSQPGMRRLLPQEYARFGWFFLVQRKDPKGFLDWLKLHRQGRRERFTRP; from the coding sequence ATGCCCGACGTGAAAGACATCCCGCCCCTGCGCCGCACCGGTTCGACGGCGGCGGTGATCGTCACGCACAAGCGGGTGGAGCAGCTCGCGGCGTCGCTGGAGCAGGTTGTCGCGCAGACCCACCGCGTGGACTGGGTGATCGTGGTCGACAACGGCTGCGAGGTTGAGGTCGAGCGGCTGCTGCTCGAGCTGGCCGGCGAGCGCGCCGTCTACCTGCCGTCGAGGACCAACCTGGGTGGGGCGGGCGGTTTCGCCTACGGTTTCCTCACCGCGCTCGCCCTGGGTGCCGACGCCGTGTGGTGCGCCGACGACGACGGCCGCCCCGCCGACGCGAACGTCCTAGAAACGCTTTACGACGTCGCGGAGGCCCACCGGCTGCACGAGGTCTCACCGGTGGTGTGCAATATCGACGATCCCGGCCGGCTGGCGTTCCCGCTGCGGCAGGGTCTGGTGTGGCGCCGCCACCGCGAGGAGCTCGAGGGGGACTTCCTCGAGGGCATCGCGAGCCTGTTCAACGGCGCGTTGATCAGCGCGAAGGCGATGGAGATCATCGGCGTGCCGGACTACCGCCTGTTCATCCGCGGCGACGAGGTGGAGTACCACCGCCGGCTGGTGCGCTCGGGGCTGCGGTTCGGCACCTGTCTGTCCACGGCCTACCTGCACCCGGACGGCTCGGACGAGTTCAAGCCGATCCTGGGCGGGAAGATGCACACCCAGTACCCCGACAACGAGGGCAAACGGTACTTCACCTACCGCAACCGCGGCTACATCATGAGCCAGCCGGGGATGCGCAGACTGCTACCGCAGGAGTACGCCCGCTTCGGCTGGTTCTTCCTGGTGCAGCGCAAGGACCCGAAGGGGTTCCTGGACTGGTTGAAGCTGCACCGTCAGGGCCGGCGGGAGCGGTTCACCCGCCCCTGA
- a CDS encoding HNH endonuclease signature motif containing protein, translating to MLEQRISDLVDQAEKALRELAELMAEPDTLPFAAIRGDLERLERAMSTKAAVDASFAWLADLHSAGRLVGSTRTVDYLTDGLGVSRGEAFSRLRQAEDLYAPPVEPTPDPGEDETDNGEARREAERRRERERRAQEEARRKSASAEKRRIIERELTHLSKHAVPGRLELLSQSLSEAERRDVQDLRAWVREQVRRANAAATQPDGKKDPFAALRKRRLRLSRPDADGGVRIDGYLPADMAALVRAAVNPRSGTSSVDDEDDKRTIDQRRADQLAHACRTFLNTKEPKVRGAGSVLISMTVDDIENMTLDSRFPTAGGDLLDPLALLRLGAADSDFVVLHDDRGQSLDVGRARRTANFYQRIALLASELVCTRPGCDNHGDECDVHHLVPWSMGGNTDIENLTILCPTHHALNRDERDGAGGLGHSERDPATGRAGFRAAGADELRFNDTVAQNRSAGAKIRGRKEAPPETGAPPGAGTADPPGPEPPGSPSPPIHGPDDPGLFDVPA from the coding sequence ATGCTTGAGCAGAGGATAAGCGATCTGGTCGATCAGGCCGAAAAGGCGCTGAGAGAACTGGCTGAGCTGATGGCCGAGCCGGACACCTTGCCGTTCGCCGCCATCCGCGGGGACCTCGAGCGCCTTGAGCGGGCGATGTCCACCAAGGCCGCCGTCGACGCCTCCTTCGCCTGGCTCGCCGATCTCCACTCGGCCGGGCGCCTGGTGGGTTCGACGCGCACCGTGGACTACCTCACCGACGGACTGGGGGTCTCGCGGGGCGAGGCGTTCTCGCGGCTGCGGCAGGCCGAGGACCTCTACGCCCCGCCGGTGGAGCCCACACCCGACCCCGGCGAGGACGAGACCGACAACGGGGAAGCCCGACGCGAGGCCGAACGACGTCGCGAGCGGGAGCGCCGCGCCCAGGAGGAGGCACGGAGAAAGTCCGCCTCGGCCGAGAAACGCAGGATCATCGAGCGGGAGCTGACCCACCTGTCGAAACACGCCGTCCCAGGTCGCCTGGAGCTGCTGTCTCAGTCACTGAGCGAGGCCGAGCGCCGCGACGTGCAGGACCTGCGGGCCTGGGTCCGGGAGCAGGTCCGCAGGGCCAACGCGGCAGCCACGCAGCCCGACGGAAAGAAGGACCCCTTCGCCGCGCTGCGCAAGCGTCGTCTGCGCCTCTCCCGTCCCGACGCCGACGGCGGAGTGCGGATCGACGGCTACCTGCCGGCAGACATGGCCGCCCTCGTCCGTGCCGCGGTCAACCCGAGGTCGGGGACGTCCTCCGTGGACGATGAGGACGACAAACGCACCATCGACCAGCGGCGGGCGGACCAGCTGGCCCACGCCTGCCGGACCTTCCTGAACACGAAGGAGCCGAAGGTCCGGGGGGCGGGATCCGTGCTGATCTCCATGACCGTCGACGACATCGAGAACATGACGCTCGACTCCCGCTTCCCCACCGCCGGTGGGGATCTCCTCGACCCCCTCGCCCTGCTGCGGCTCGGCGCCGCCGACTCCGACTTCGTGGTCCTCCACGACGACAGGGGCCAATCCCTGGACGTCGGGCGGGCGCGGCGCACGGCGAACTTCTACCAGCGCATCGCCCTGCTCGCCTCCGAGCTGGTGTGCACCCGACCGGGCTGCGACAACCACGGCGACGAATGCGATGTCCACCACCTGGTGCCCTGGTCCATGGGCGGCAACACCGACATCGAGAACCTCACCATCCTGTGCCCCACGCACCACGCCCTCAACCGGGACGAACGCGACGGGGCGGGTGGCCTCGGACACTCGGAACGGGACCCCGCCACCGGCAGGGCCGGATTCCGGGCGGCCGGGGCGGACGAGCTCCGGTTCAATGACACGGTGGCCCAGAACCGGTCCGCGGGGGCCAAGATCCGCGGGCGGAAGGAAGCGCCGCCGGAGACGGGCGCGCCGCCGGGTGCCGGGACCGCGGATCCACCCGGGCCCGAACCACCGGGTTCCCCATCACCACCGATCCACGGCCCGGACGATCCCGGACTGTTCGACGTCCCCGCGTGA
- a CDS encoding GtrA family protein, translating to MLVKLRESTLFGQLAKFGITGVFTALIDWSLTMVLQAFGVNRQLAKAGGWAAGTTVAYLVNAKWTFQVAVTRSSAIAVALLYLSTFAVQNLLYWVLDSPLQSLGLSGMLKDTVAFVIAQGVATITNFVFQRVVIFRD from the coding sequence GTGCTTGTAAAACTGAGGGAATCGACGCTGTTCGGCCAGCTCGCCAAGTTCGGGATCACCGGTGTCTTCACCGCTCTGATCGACTGGAGCCTGACCATGGTGCTCCAGGCATTCGGCGTCAACCGCCAACTGGCCAAGGCGGGCGGATGGGCCGCCGGCACCACCGTCGCCTACCTCGTCAACGCCAAATGGACCTTCCAGGTCGCCGTGACCCGTTCCAGCGCGATCGCCGTGGCCCTGCTCTACCTGTCAACTTTCGCCGTGCAGAACCTGTTGTACTGGGTGCTGGATTCGCCACTGCAGTCCCTCGGACTGTCCGGCATGCTCAAGGACACCGTCGCCTTCGTCATCGCCCAGGGCGTGGCCACGATCACCAACTTCGTCTTCCAGCGCGTGGTCATCTTCCGCGACTAG
- a CDS encoding galactan 5-O-arabinofuranosyltransferase produces MTTPADPAGQQLAEGRTPPPAPSYPTPTEDYTTDLLTRRQNFLSLIAATLAGAMFTLLCWLVLKQTSLPAFNTSMVTRGLATAGTVVVLAVLGVFTGWWLIDEHRANQRRREAHTTRTAYWNRESAGVSGTAAPPLPPLELHRPRWRVILTHVVCYLSPAALVVTTTAIPLSATRLYLDGLQVDQGFRTQFLTRMATTWGNQDMNYIDMPSYYPIGWFWLGGRLANLLGIPGWEVFQPWALVSIAAAGCLLVPVWRRLTGSLPVGTAIAVVSVCVVLVTTPEEPYGAIVALGAPAATVLAYRALRGSWYATFGVMVFLGASAAMYTLFTGVIALSVVVLAAIGAVVFSRGRVPIIHLLAIGVGSILIALIAWGPYFWALLTGHPSSGATAQHYLPPEGAQIPLPFLSPSVIGVLCLLGLIYFIVRVADHEVRTMGIATAVFYAWTVASMVAALAGTTLLGFRIDSLIALQLTTAGVLALAELRLVGVRRLYPVRTTSRASRTITIVMVVVLLGAGLHYAQSIPVRNENGIDHAYSDTDGYGERADRFAPDVAQYYDEIDAEIRSHGHEPDDTVVLTDETNFMSYYPYYGFQAFTSHYANPLGEFGRRNAAIEAWASGSWDELSEPADFAAALEDAPWREPDVFIFRGSLDGNGGEEGWKTHIAEDIFPNNPNVRFRGLFFNPEVFTGDPSMWHASQIGPFVVVSRDKA; encoded by the coding sequence ATGACCACCCCCGCCGACCCCGCCGGCCAACAGCTCGCGGAGGGGCGGACGCCACCGCCCGCCCCGTCGTACCCCACGCCCACCGAGGACTACACGACCGACCTGCTGACCCGTCGGCAGAACTTCCTCAGCCTCATCGCGGCGACGCTCGCGGGCGCGATGTTCACCCTGCTGTGCTGGCTGGTCCTCAAGCAGACCAGCCTCCCGGCGTTCAATACGTCGATGGTCACCCGCGGGCTGGCCACCGCCGGCACCGTCGTCGTGCTCGCCGTGCTCGGCGTGTTCACCGGCTGGTGGCTGATTGACGAACACCGCGCCAACCAGCGCCGCCGGGAGGCACACACCACCCGGACCGCCTACTGGAACCGGGAGTCCGCCGGCGTCAGCGGCACCGCCGCCCCGCCGCTGCCGCCGCTGGAGCTGCACCGCCCGCGGTGGCGGGTCATCCTGACCCACGTGGTCTGCTACCTCTCGCCGGCCGCGCTGGTGGTGACCACCACCGCCATCCCGCTGTCGGCGACGCGCCTGTACCTCGACGGCCTCCAGGTCGACCAGGGCTTCCGCACCCAGTTCCTCACCCGCATGGCCACCACCTGGGGCAACCAGGACATGAACTACATCGACATGCCCTCCTACTACCCCATCGGGTGGTTCTGGCTGGGCGGTCGACTGGCCAACCTGCTGGGCATCCCCGGCTGGGAGGTCTTCCAGCCGTGGGCGCTGGTCTCCATCGCCGCGGCCGGCTGCCTGCTGGTGCCCGTGTGGCGGCGGTTGACCGGCTCCCTGCCCGTCGGCACGGCCATCGCCGTGGTCAGCGTGTGCGTGGTGCTCGTGACCACCCCGGAGGAGCCCTACGGCGCCATCGTCGCCCTCGGCGCCCCGGCCGCCACCGTCCTGGCCTACCGCGCCCTGCGGGGTTCCTGGTACGCCACCTTCGGCGTGATGGTCTTCCTCGGCGCCTCGGCGGCCATGTACACCCTGTTCACGGGCGTGATCGCCCTGTCGGTGGTGGTACTCGCCGCGATCGGCGCGGTCGTCTTCTCCCGCGGTCGGGTGCCCATCATCCATCTGCTGGCCATCGGCGTCGGCTCAATCCTCATCGCCCTGATCGCCTGGGGGCCGTACTTCTGGGCGCTGCTGACCGGCCACCCGAGCTCGGGCGCGACGGCCCAGCACTACCTGCCGCCGGAGGGCGCGCAGATTCCGCTGCCCTTCCTGTCCCCCTCGGTCATCGGCGTGCTGTGCCTGCTCGGCCTGATCTACTTCATCGTCCGCGTCGCCGACCACGAGGTGCGCACGATGGGCATCGCCACCGCCGTGTTCTACGCCTGGACCGTGGCCTCCATGGTCGCCGCCCTGGCCGGCACCACCCTGCTCGGCTTCCGCATCGACTCGCTGATCGCCCTGCAACTGACGACGGCCGGCGTGCTCGCCCTGGCGGAGCTGCGGCTGGTCGGCGTGCGCCGACTCTACCCGGTCCGCACCACGTCGCGGGCGAGCCGCACGATCACCATCGTGATGGTGGTCGTGCTGCTGGGCGCGGGACTGCACTACGCACAGTCCATCCCGGTGCGCAACGAGAACGGCATCGACCACGCCTACTCCGACACCGACGGCTACGGTGAGCGCGCCGACCGCTTCGCCCCCGACGTCGCGCAGTACTACGACGAGATCGACGCGGAGATCCGCTCCCACGGCCACGAGCCGGATGACACGGTCGTGCTCACCGACGAGACGAACTTCATGTCCTACTACCCGTACTACGGATTCCAGGCCTTCACCAGCCACTACGCCAACCCGCTGGGAGAGTTCGGACGCCGCAACGCCGCCATCGAGGCGTGGGCGTCCGGCTCCTGGGACGAGCTGTCGGAGCCGGCCGACTTCGCCGCCGCGCTCGAGGACGCCCCCTGGCGTGAGCCGGACGTGTTCATCTTCCGCGGCAGCCTCGACGGCAACGGCGGCGAGGAGGGCTGGAAGACCCACATCGCCGAGGACATCTTCCCCAACAACCCGAACGTCCGTTTCCGTGGCCTGTTCTTCAACCCGGAGGTGTTCACCGGCGACCCGTCGATGTGGCATGCCTCCCAGATAGGACCTTTCGTGGTGGTGAGCCGTGACAAGGCCTGA
- a CDS encoding decaprenylphospho-beta-D-erythro-pentofuranosid-2-ulose 2-reductase: MLNAVGQAQNILLLGGTSEIGLAIVAEFLERGPARVTLAARADSPRVDAAVTRMKEAGASEVDVLDFDATDFDSHPDVIDAAFARGDVDLAVVAFGTLGDQEELWQDQAKAVASAQINYTGPVSVGVLLGQKFKAQGHGTIVALSSVAGVRVRRSNFVYGASKAGVDGFYTQLGEALRGTGSNVLVVRPGQVRTRMSAEAKPAPLTVNPEDVAEATVKAVLQDKDIIFVHPAFQLVTGVFNLIPRQIFRKLPF; this comes from the coding sequence ATGCTCAATGCAGTGGGCCAGGCCCAGAACATCCTGCTCCTCGGCGGCACCTCCGAGATCGGCCTCGCGATCGTCGCCGAGTTCCTCGAACGCGGCCCCGCCCGCGTGACGCTGGCCGCCCGCGCGGACTCCCCGCGTGTCGACGCCGCCGTGACCCGGATGAAGGAGGCCGGCGCCAGCGAGGTCGACGTCCTCGACTTCGACGCCACCGATTTCGACTCCCATCCGGACGTCATCGACGCCGCGTTCGCCCGCGGTGACGTCGACCTCGCGGTCGTCGCCTTCGGCACCCTGGGCGACCAGGAGGAGCTGTGGCAGGACCAGGCCAAGGCCGTGGCCTCCGCCCAGATCAACTACACCGGACCCGTCTCCGTCGGCGTGCTGCTCGGCCAGAAGTTCAAGGCCCAGGGCCACGGCACCATCGTCGCCCTGTCCTCGGTCGCCGGGGTGCGCGTGCGCCGCTCCAACTTCGTCTACGGCGCCTCCAAGGCGGGCGTCGACGGTTTCTACACCCAGCTCGGCGAGGCCCTGCGCGGCACCGGCTCGAACGTGCTGGTGGTCCGCCCCGGCCAGGTACGCACCAGGATGTCCGCCGAGGCCAAGCCGGCCCCGCTGACCGTCAACCCGGAGGACGTCGCCGAGGCCACCGTCAAGGCCGTCCTGCAGGACAAGGACATCATCTTCGTCCACCCGGCCTTCCAGCTGGTCACCGGGGTGTTCAACCTCATCCCGCGGCAGATCTTCCGCAAGCTGCCGTTCTAG